The following are from one region of the Erinaceus europaeus chromosome 22, mEriEur2.1, whole genome shotgun sequence genome:
- the MTA1 gene encoding metastasis-associated protein MTA1 isoform X2, whose translation MAANMYRVGDYVYFENSSSNPYLIRRIEELNKTANGNVEAKVVCFYRRRDISSSLIALADKHATLSVCYQSGADNGEEGEMEEELENPEVVDLPEKLKHQLRHRELFLSRQLESLPATHIRGKCSVTLLNETESLKSYLEREDFFFYSLVYDPQQKTLLADKGEIRVGSRYQADITDLLKEGEEDGRDQARLETKVWEAHNPLVDKQIDQFLVVARSVGTFARALDCSSSVRQPSLHMSAAAASRDITLFHAMDTLHRSVYDVAKAISALVPQGGPVLCRDEMEEWSASEASLFEEALEKYGKDFTDIQQDFLPWKSLTSIIEYYYMWKTTDRYVQQKRLKAAEAESKLKQVYIPNYNKPNPNQISVNTLKAGVVNGAGAPGQSPGAGRACESCYTTQSYQWYSWGPPNMQCRLCASCWTYWKKYGGLKMPTRLDGERPGPNRSNMSPHGVPVRSSGSPKFAMKTRQAFYLHTTKLTRIARRLCREILRPWHAARHPYLPVNSAAIKAECTARLPEASQSPLVLKQAVRKPLEAVLRYLEAHPRPPKPDPVKTTSGVLGGLTPAKATPVINNGSPTILGKRTYEQHNGVDGTLKKRLLMPSRGLANHGQTRHMGPSRNLLLNGKSYPTKVRLIRGGSLPPVKRRRMNWIDAPDDVFYMATEETRKVRKLLSSSETKRAARRPYKPIALRQSQALPPRPPAPPPVNDEPIVIED comes from the exons ATGGCCGCCAACATGTACCGGGTCGGAG ACTACGTCTACTTTGAGAACTCTTCCAGCAACCCCTATCTGATCCGCAGGATTGAGGAGCTCAACAAG ACGGCGAACGGGAACGTGGAGGCCAAGGTGGTCTGCTTCTACCGTCGGCGGGACATCTCCAGCAGCCTCATCGCACTGGCCGACAAGCACGCCA ccctgtcTGTCTGCTACCAGAGTGGGGCTGACAACGGAGAGGAAG gggagatggaggaggagctggagaaCCCTGAGGTAGTGGATTTGCCTGAGAAGCTCAAGCACCAGTTGCGGCACCGAGAGCTGTTCCTGTCTCGGCAGCTGGAATCCCTCCCCGCCACCCACATCAG GGGCAAGTGTAGTGTGACCCTGCTCAACGAGACTGAATCACTCAAGTCATATCTGGAGCGTGAG GACTTCTTCTTCTACTCTCTGGTGTATGACCCACAGCAGAAGACCCTGTTGGCTGACAAGGGTGAGATCCGAGTGGGCAGCCGGTACCAGGCAGATATCACCGACCTGCTGAAGGAGG GTGAGGAAGATGGGCGTGACCAGGCCAGGTTGGAGACCAAGGTGTGGGAAGCCCACAACCCACTGGTGGACAAGCAGATTGACCAGTTCCTGGTGGTGGCCCG GTCTGTGGGCACCTTTGCGCGTGCCCTGGACTGCAGCAGCTCCGTCCGCCAGCCCAGCCTGCACATGAGCGCCGCAGCCGCCTCCCGGGACATCACCCTG TTCCACGCAATGGACACACTGCACAGGAGCGTGTACGACGTGGCCAAGGCCATCTCAGCACTGGTGCCGCAGGGCGGTCCTGTGCTCTGCCGCGATGAGATGGAGGAGTGGTCGGCCTCTGAGGCCAGCCTGTTTGAGGAGGCGCTGGAGAAGTATGGCAAGGACTTCACAGACATCCAGCAGGACTTC CTGCCCTGGAAGTCGCTGACCAGCATCATTGAATACTACTACATGTGGAAGACCACAGACAGATACGTGCAGCAG AAACGCCTGAAGGCCGCGGAGGCAGAGAGCAAACTGAAGCAGGTGTACATCCCCAACTA CAACAAGCCAAACCCCAACCAGATCAGTGTGAACACCCTCAAGGCTGGCGTGGTGAACGGTGCAGGGGCTCCAGGCCAGAGCCCAGGAGCTGGCCGCGCCTGCGAGAGCTGTTACA CCACCCAGTCTTACCAGTGGTATTCTTGGGGTCCCCCTAACATGCAGTGTCGTCTCTGCGCATCTTGTTGGACGTATTGGAAGAAATACGGTGGCTTGAAAATGCCAACCCGGCTTGATGGAGAGAGGCCGGGACCCAACCGCAGTAACATG AGCCCCCACGGTGTCCCAGTGCGGAGCAGCGGGAGCCCCAAGTTTGCCATGAAGACACGCCAGGCCTTCTACCTGCACACCACCAAGCTGACTCGTATTGCCCGGCGCCTGTGTCGTGAGATCCTGCGCCCCTGGCACGCTGCACGGCACCCCTACCTGCCTGTCAACAGTGCTGCCATCAAGGCAGAGT GCACAGCGCGGCTGCCCGAGGCCTCCCAGAGCCCACTGGTGCTGAAGCAAGCCGTGCGGAAGCCACTGGAAGCTGTGCTGCGGTACCTGG aggcccacccccgcccccccaagCCCGACCCCGTGAAGACCACGTCTGGTGTGCTGGGTGGCTTGACCCCTGCCAAGGCCACTCCAGTCATCAACAACGGCTCGCCCACCATCTTGGGCAAGAGGACGTACGAGCAGCACAACGGTGTAGATG GCACCCTGAAGAAGCGCCTGTTGATGCCCAGTAGGG GTTTGGCGAACCACGGGCAGACCAGGCACATG ggaCCAAGCCGGAATCTCCTGCTCAATGGGAAGTCGTACCCCACCAAAGTGCGCCTGATCCGTGGGGGCTCCCTGCCCCCTGTCAAGCGAAGGCGCATGAACTGGATTGACGCCCCTGATGATGTCTTCTATATGGCCACGGAGGAAACCAG GAAAGTCCGTAAGCTGCTCTCATCCTCTGAGACCAAGCGTGCTGCCCGCCGGCCCTACAAGCCCATCGCCCTGCGCCAGAGCCAGGCCCTGCCACCCCGGCCGCCCGCACCCCCTCCAGTCAATGACGAGCCCATTGTCATCGAGGACTAG
- the MTA1 gene encoding metastasis-associated protein MTA1 isoform X1: protein MAANMYRVGDYVYFENSSSNPYLIRRIEELNKTANGNVEAKVVCFYRRRDISSSLIALADKHATLSVCYQSGADNGEEGEMEEELENPEVVDLPEKLKHQLRHRELFLSRQLESLPATHIRGKCSVTLLNETESLKSYLEREDFFFYSLVYDPQQKTLLADKGEIRVGSRYQADITDLLKEGEEDGRDQARLETKVWEAHNPLVDKQIDQFLVVARSVGTFARALDCSSSVRQPSLHMSAAAASRDITLFHAMDTLHRSVYDVAKAISALVPQGGPVLCRDEMEEWSASEASLFEEALEKYGKDFTDIQQDFLPWKSLTSIIEYYYMWKTTDRYVQQKRLKAAEAESKLKQVYIPNYNKPNPNQISVNTLKAGVVNGAGAPGQSPGAGRACESCYTTQSYQWYSWGPPNMQCRLCASCWTYWKKYGGLKMPTRLDGERPGPNRSNMSPHGVPVRSSGSPKFAMKTRQAFYLHTTKLTRIARRLCREILRPWHAARHPYLPVNSAAIKAECTARLPEASQSPLVLKQAVRKPLEAVLRYLEAHPRPPKPDPVKTTSGVLGGLTPAKATPVINNGSPTILGKRTYEQHNGVDGLANHGQTRHMGPSRNLLLNGKSYPTKVRLIRGGSLPPVKRRRMNWIDAPDDVFYMATEETRKVRKLLSSSETKRAARRPYKPIALRQSQALPPRPPAPPPVNDEPIVIED, encoded by the exons ATGGCCGCCAACATGTACCGGGTCGGAG ACTACGTCTACTTTGAGAACTCTTCCAGCAACCCCTATCTGATCCGCAGGATTGAGGAGCTCAACAAG ACGGCGAACGGGAACGTGGAGGCCAAGGTGGTCTGCTTCTACCGTCGGCGGGACATCTCCAGCAGCCTCATCGCACTGGCCGACAAGCACGCCA ccctgtcTGTCTGCTACCAGAGTGGGGCTGACAACGGAGAGGAAG gggagatggaggaggagctggagaaCCCTGAGGTAGTGGATTTGCCTGAGAAGCTCAAGCACCAGTTGCGGCACCGAGAGCTGTTCCTGTCTCGGCAGCTGGAATCCCTCCCCGCCACCCACATCAG GGGCAAGTGTAGTGTGACCCTGCTCAACGAGACTGAATCACTCAAGTCATATCTGGAGCGTGAG GACTTCTTCTTCTACTCTCTGGTGTATGACCCACAGCAGAAGACCCTGTTGGCTGACAAGGGTGAGATCCGAGTGGGCAGCCGGTACCAGGCAGATATCACCGACCTGCTGAAGGAGG GTGAGGAAGATGGGCGTGACCAGGCCAGGTTGGAGACCAAGGTGTGGGAAGCCCACAACCCACTGGTGGACAAGCAGATTGACCAGTTCCTGGTGGTGGCCCG GTCTGTGGGCACCTTTGCGCGTGCCCTGGACTGCAGCAGCTCCGTCCGCCAGCCCAGCCTGCACATGAGCGCCGCAGCCGCCTCCCGGGACATCACCCTG TTCCACGCAATGGACACACTGCACAGGAGCGTGTACGACGTGGCCAAGGCCATCTCAGCACTGGTGCCGCAGGGCGGTCCTGTGCTCTGCCGCGATGAGATGGAGGAGTGGTCGGCCTCTGAGGCCAGCCTGTTTGAGGAGGCGCTGGAGAAGTATGGCAAGGACTTCACAGACATCCAGCAGGACTTC CTGCCCTGGAAGTCGCTGACCAGCATCATTGAATACTACTACATGTGGAAGACCACAGACAGATACGTGCAGCAG AAACGCCTGAAGGCCGCGGAGGCAGAGAGCAAACTGAAGCAGGTGTACATCCCCAACTA CAACAAGCCAAACCCCAACCAGATCAGTGTGAACACCCTCAAGGCTGGCGTGGTGAACGGTGCAGGGGCTCCAGGCCAGAGCCCAGGAGCTGGCCGCGCCTGCGAGAGCTGTTACA CCACCCAGTCTTACCAGTGGTATTCTTGGGGTCCCCCTAACATGCAGTGTCGTCTCTGCGCATCTTGTTGGACGTATTGGAAGAAATACGGTGGCTTGAAAATGCCAACCCGGCTTGATGGAGAGAGGCCGGGACCCAACCGCAGTAACATG AGCCCCCACGGTGTCCCAGTGCGGAGCAGCGGGAGCCCCAAGTTTGCCATGAAGACACGCCAGGCCTTCTACCTGCACACCACCAAGCTGACTCGTATTGCCCGGCGCCTGTGTCGTGAGATCCTGCGCCCCTGGCACGCTGCACGGCACCCCTACCTGCCTGTCAACAGTGCTGCCATCAAGGCAGAGT GCACAGCGCGGCTGCCCGAGGCCTCCCAGAGCCCACTGGTGCTGAAGCAAGCCGTGCGGAAGCCACTGGAAGCTGTGCTGCGGTACCTGG aggcccacccccgcccccccaagCCCGACCCCGTGAAGACCACGTCTGGTGTGCTGGGTGGCTTGACCCCTGCCAAGGCCACTCCAGTCATCAACAACGGCTCGCCCACCATCTTGGGCAAGAGGACGTACGAGCAGCACAACGGTGTAGATG GTTTGGCGAACCACGGGCAGACCAGGCACATG ggaCCAAGCCGGAATCTCCTGCTCAATGGGAAGTCGTACCCCACCAAAGTGCGCCTGATCCGTGGGGGCTCCCTGCCCCCTGTCAAGCGAAGGCGCATGAACTGGATTGACGCCCCTGATGATGTCTTCTATATGGCCACGGAGGAAACCAG GAAAGTCCGTAAGCTGCTCTCATCCTCTGAGACCAAGCGTGCTGCCCGCCGGCCCTACAAGCCCATCGCCCTGCGCCAGAGCCAGGCCCTGCCACCCCGGCCGCCCGCACCCCCTCCAGTCAATGACGAGCCCATTGTCATCGAGGACTAG
- the MTA1 gene encoding metastasis-associated protein MTA1 isoform X3, with translation MAANMYRVGDYVYFENSSSNPYLIRRIEELNKTANGNVEAKVVCFYRRRDISSSLIALADKHATLSVCYQSGADNGEEGEMEEELENPEVVDLPEKLKHQLRHRELFLSRQLESLPATHIRGKCSVTLLNETESLKSYLEREDFFFYSLVYDPQQKTLLADKGEIRVGSRYQADITDLLKEGEEDGRDQARLETKVWEAHNPLVDKQIDQFLVVARSVGTFARALDCSSSVRQPSLHMSAAAASRDITLFHAMDTLHRSVYDVAKAISALVPQGGPVLCRDEMEEWSASEASLFEEALEKYGKDFTDIQQDFLPWKSLTSIIEYYYMWKTTDRYVQQKRLKAAEAESKLKQVYIPNYNKPNPNQISVNTLKAGVVNGAGAPGQSPGAGRACESCYMSSLRILLDVLEEIRWLENANPA, from the exons ATGGCCGCCAACATGTACCGGGTCGGAG ACTACGTCTACTTTGAGAACTCTTCCAGCAACCCCTATCTGATCCGCAGGATTGAGGAGCTCAACAAG ACGGCGAACGGGAACGTGGAGGCCAAGGTGGTCTGCTTCTACCGTCGGCGGGACATCTCCAGCAGCCTCATCGCACTGGCCGACAAGCACGCCA ccctgtcTGTCTGCTACCAGAGTGGGGCTGACAACGGAGAGGAAG gggagatggaggaggagctggagaaCCCTGAGGTAGTGGATTTGCCTGAGAAGCTCAAGCACCAGTTGCGGCACCGAGAGCTGTTCCTGTCTCGGCAGCTGGAATCCCTCCCCGCCACCCACATCAG GGGCAAGTGTAGTGTGACCCTGCTCAACGAGACTGAATCACTCAAGTCATATCTGGAGCGTGAG GACTTCTTCTTCTACTCTCTGGTGTATGACCCACAGCAGAAGACCCTGTTGGCTGACAAGGGTGAGATCCGAGTGGGCAGCCGGTACCAGGCAGATATCACCGACCTGCTGAAGGAGG GTGAGGAAGATGGGCGTGACCAGGCCAGGTTGGAGACCAAGGTGTGGGAAGCCCACAACCCACTGGTGGACAAGCAGATTGACCAGTTCCTGGTGGTGGCCCG GTCTGTGGGCACCTTTGCGCGTGCCCTGGACTGCAGCAGCTCCGTCCGCCAGCCCAGCCTGCACATGAGCGCCGCAGCCGCCTCCCGGGACATCACCCTG TTCCACGCAATGGACACACTGCACAGGAGCGTGTACGACGTGGCCAAGGCCATCTCAGCACTGGTGCCGCAGGGCGGTCCTGTGCTCTGCCGCGATGAGATGGAGGAGTGGTCGGCCTCTGAGGCCAGCCTGTTTGAGGAGGCGCTGGAGAAGTATGGCAAGGACTTCACAGACATCCAGCAGGACTTC CTGCCCTGGAAGTCGCTGACCAGCATCATTGAATACTACTACATGTGGAAGACCACAGACAGATACGTGCAGCAG AAACGCCTGAAGGCCGCGGAGGCAGAGAGCAAACTGAAGCAGGTGTACATCCCCAACTA CAACAAGCCAAACCCCAACCAGATCAGTGTGAACACCCTCAAGGCTGGCGTGGTGAACGGTGCAGGGGCTCCAGGCCAGAGCCCAGGAGCTGGCCGCGCCTGCGAGAGCTGTTACA TGTCGTCTCTGCGCATCTTGTTGGACGTATTGGAAGAAATACGGTGGCTTGAAAATGCCAACCCGGCTTGA
- the CRIP2 gene encoding cysteine-rich protein 2 — translation MASKCPKCDKTVYFAEKVSSLGKDWHKFCLKCERCNKTLTPGGHAEHDGKPFCHKPCYATLFGPKGVNIGGAGSYIYDKPPAESPQVTGPIEVPVAWAEERKASGPPKGPSRASSVTTFTGEPNVCPRCNKRVYFAEKVTSLGKDWHRPCLRCERCGKTLTPGGHAEHDSQPYCHKPCYGILFGPKGVNTGGVGSYIYDKDPEDKVQP, via the exons ATGGCCTCCAAGTGTCCGAAGTGCGACAAGACGGTGTACTTTG CCGAGAAGGTGAGCTCCCtgggcaaggactggcacaagttcTGCCTCAAGTGTGAGCGCTGTAACAAGACTCTGACACCTGGCGGCCACGCAGAG cacgACGGGAAGCCCTTCTGCCACAAGCCCTGCTATGCCACGCTCTTTGGACCCAAAG GGGTGAACATCGGAGGTGCTGGCTCTTACATCTATGACAAGCCCCCTGCCGAGAGCCCCCAGGTCACTGGCCCCATTGAAGTTCCCGTGGCTTGGGCTGAGGAGCGCAAGGCCAGTGGCCCACCCAAGGGCCCCAGCAGAG cttccaGTGTCACCACATTCACTGGGGAGCCCAACGTGTGTCCTCGCTGCAACAAGAGGGTGTACTTTG CTGAGAAGGTGACGTCCCTGGGCAAGGACTGGCACCGGCCCTGTCTGCGCTGTGAGCGCTGTGGGAAGACCCTGACTCCAGGGGGCCATGCTGAG cATGACAGCCAGCCCTACTGCCACAAGCCGTGCTATGGAATACTCTTTGGACCCAAGG GAGTGAACACGGGAGGCGTGGGCAGCTACATCTACGACAAGGACCCTGAGGATAAAGTACAGCCCTAG
- the CRIP1 gene encoding cysteine-rich protein 1, translated as MPKCPKCNKEVYFAERVTSLGKDWHRPCLKCEKCGKTLTSGGHAEHEGKPYCNHPCYAAMFGPKGFGRGGAESHTFK; from the exons ATGCCCAAGTGCCCCAAATGCAACAAGGAGGTGTACTTTG CCGAGCGGGTGACCTCGCTCGGCAAGGACTGGCACCGGCCTTGCCTGAAGTGTGAGAAATGTGGGAAGACGCTGACCTCAGGTGGCCATGCAGAG cATGAAGGCAAGCCCTACTGCAACCACCCCTGCTATGCCGCCATGTTCGGGCCCAAGG GCTTTGGGCGAGGTGGTGCTGAGAGTCACACGTTCAAGTAA